Proteins encoded in a region of the Desulfobacteraceae bacterium genome:
- a CDS encoding universal stress protein, translating to MGDIQKIMVAIAFSDYSQGIFDFGARLARNLDAEILVVSVINQRDVAAVRKVAALGYAVDGEHYVQGVREDRLKMLTDFAAKTGFPEERITVRILLGDPLEELLKTALRENVDLIVMGVKGRSELEHVLVGSVAEKMFRRSPITIVSYRGEKEAHHLRKRVAHLLSD from the coding sequence ATGGGCGACATTCAAAAAATCATGGTGGCCATTGCGTTCAGCGACTACTCCCAAGGCATCTTCGACTTCGGGGCGCGGCTGGCCCGCAACCTGGACGCCGAAATCCTCGTGGTGAGCGTCATCAACCAACGGGACGTGGCCGCCGTTCGCAAGGTGGCGGCCCTGGGGTACGCGGTCGACGGCGAACATTATGTCCAGGGGGTGCGTGAGGACCGCCTGAAAATGCTCACGGACTTTGCGGCCAAGACCGGATTTCCCGAGGAGCGCATCACGGTGCGGATCCTGCTGGGTGACCCCCTGGAGGAGCTGTTGAAAACGGCCCTGCGGGAAAATGTCGATCTGATCGTGATGGGGGTCAAGGGGCGCTCTGAGCTGGAACATGTTCTGGTGGGATCGGTGGCCGAGAAGATGTTTCGCCGCAGCCCGATCACCATCGTGTCCTATCGCGGCGAGAAGGAGGCCCACCACCTGCGCAAGCGGGTGGCGCATCTGCTATCGGATTAA
- a CDS encoding SpoIIE family protein phosphatase, translating into MAANDQPDAAQEQNFGFQPRSLRQRLVLFVLLPVAVLLFLMGLVGFVFARNSLLTQWQEAAVLKLQRAAHRVDMRLVAPKEWLGIFASTLGLPSASTVQQMIIERLQTMEGVAYVNLVWEDPAPEASPRDRRHDAARGPSAGAFPPGGRSHPMHRGGSKAEIMSPRYDELVAGETVTLVAPLSDPDGKRLGRLEVALRFDYIIQDVLGSGSWQQGLKAFLVDDAGRVLTCTVPGGSLNLCAADDVLTRETLAAMQTRDSGTVLGRGLPPAEVSGFHRLQEAPWTLIVIAPGDMVLAPILRFRRYYAVTGVAFIGFVLVLIRLMTQRTVAAIKDVSRAAEAVARGDLGAPLPVRSRDEVGELTRSFNTMLSQLEERIRIKQALGLAQQVQQNLLPDRTLTFGNLAVAGASLYCEETGGDYFDFLQFPALGDGRLGIAVGDVVGHGVASALLMATVRALLRSRASQGGAAGRIVTDVNRLLCLDTAAAGNFMTLFFALLDPAAGEIRWARAGHEPALLYDGGEDSFLELRGTGMALGVDETQEYASSSYVGWSARQLLLFGTDGIWETENMGGERFGKKRLRQLLRENWQRSPTDILRAVTDAVAAFRRDAVQHDDITLVVVKFRPAAAAGD; encoded by the coding sequence GTGGCTGCCAATGACCAACCCGATGCTGCCCAAGAGCAAAATTTCGGGTTCCAACCCCGAAGCCTACGCCAGCGGCTGGTGCTTTTTGTGCTGCTGCCGGTGGCGGTGCTGCTGTTTTTGATGGGTCTCGTCGGGTTTGTGTTCGCCCGCAACAGCCTGCTGACCCAGTGGCAGGAAGCGGCCGTGCTCAAACTCCAGCGGGCCGCTCACCGGGTTGACATGCGGCTGGTGGCGCCCAAGGAATGGCTGGGGATTTTCGCCAGCACACTCGGCCTCCCCAGTGCATCCACGGTGCAGCAGATGATCATCGAGCGGCTGCAGACCATGGAGGGGGTCGCCTATGTCAATCTGGTGTGGGAGGATCCCGCCCCGGAGGCCTCCCCCAGGGACCGCCGCCACGATGCCGCCCGGGGCCCCAGCGCGGGGGCTTTCCCCCCGGGAGGTCGTTCGCACCCCATGCACCGCGGGGGATCCAAGGCCGAGATCATGTCGCCGCGTTACGACGAACTTGTGGCGGGGGAAACCGTGACCCTGGTCGCCCCCTTGAGCGACCCGGACGGCAAGCGCCTCGGGCGCCTGGAGGTGGCCCTGCGCTTTGACTACATCATCCAGGACGTGTTGGGGTCGGGTTCGTGGCAGCAGGGTCTCAAGGCGTTTCTGGTGGACGATGCCGGACGGGTGCTGACCTGCACGGTTCCCGGCGGCTCCCTGAATCTCTGCGCCGCCGATGATGTCCTGACCCGCGAGACGCTGGCGGCCATGCAGACCCGGGATTCCGGGACCGTGCTGGGCAGGGGCCTTCCCCCGGCGGAGGTGAGCGGTTTTCACCGTCTCCAGGAGGCCCCCTGGACCCTGATCGTGATCGCCCCCGGGGACATGGTGCTGGCCCCGATCCTGCGCTTCCGGCGCTATTACGCCGTGACGGGGGTGGCTTTCATCGGGTTTGTGCTGGTTTTGATCCGCCTGATGACCCAGCGCACGGTGGCCGCCATCAAGGATGTCTCACGGGCCGCCGAGGCGGTGGCGCGCGGCGACCTGGGCGCGCCCCTGCCGGTGCGCAGCCGCGACGAGGTGGGCGAACTCACCCGCAGCTTCAACACCATGCTTTCTCAGCTGGAGGAGCGTATCCGCATCAAGCAAGCGTTAGGGCTCGCCCAACAGGTCCAGCAGAATCTACTGCCGGACCGCACCCTGACCTTTGGGAACCTCGCGGTTGCCGGCGCCAGCCTTTACTGTGAAGAGACCGGCGGGGATTACTTTGATTTTCTGCAGTTTCCGGCCCTGGGCGACGGGCGGCTGGGGATCGCGGTGGGTGATGTGGTGGGCCACGGCGTGGCCTCGGCGCTGTTGATGGCCACCGTGCGCGCCCTCTTGCGCAGCCGGGCCTCCCAGGGGGGCGCAGCGGGGCGGATTGTAACGGATGTCAACCGCCTGTTGTGCTTGGACACGGCCGCGGCGGGCAATTTCATGACCCTTTTCTTCGCTCTGCTGGACCCTGCCGCCGGGGAGATCCGCTGGGCGCGGGCGGGCCACGAACCGGCCCTGCTCTACGACGGCGGCGAAGACAGCTTTTTGGAGCTGCGCGGCACCGGAATGGCCCTGGGCGTGGATGAGACCCAGGAATACGCGTCCTCCAGCTACGTCGGCTGGAGCGCAAGGCAACTGCTGCTTTTCGGCACCGACGGGATTTGGGAGACCGAGAACATGGGCGGGGAGCGCTTCGGTAAGAAGCGCCTGCGGCAGCTGTTGCGTGAGAACTGGCAGCGCTCGCCGACGGACATTCTGCGGGCCGTCACCGACGCCGTGGCGGCCTTTCGGCGCGATGCGGTTCAGCACGACGACATCACCCTGGTGGTGGTCAAGTTCCGTCCGGCCGCAGCGGCCGGTGACTGA
- a CDS encoding SufD family Fe-S cluster assembly protein, whose product MSTQTGDGPADLDLSLYREDVPAHPPLADLAGLPADDRKQLLLAGVDPGEKERSGSFFQMDHSVVHCRSLHEGVEMLAVGDARDKYDGLKEYWWQAVAMDKDRYTRRAETRHGQGYFIRARAGAKAHYPLQACLYLTEDKLAQDVHNIVIAEENAELNIITGCATSHGVRSGLHVGVSEFYVQKGATLSFTMIHHWPEQMAVRPRTAVIVEAGGTFISNYICLVPARDIQMYPSVTLRGPNAAASLNSVLMARPGSLMDVGSRVLMEAPNCRAEIVSRAVSTGGKIIARGHLVGAQPGAKAHLECKGLLLSEQGAIHAIPELEGRTPDVEMSHEAAVGKIARDEIEYLMARGLSEQDATSLIIKGFLSLEIVGLPPNLKKELDRMIAETDVDAM is encoded by the coding sequence ATGAGCACCCAAACCGGTGACGGCCCCGCCGACCTGGACCTGAGCCTTTACCGCGAGGACGTTCCGGCCCACCCGCCGCTGGCCGACCTCGCGGGTCTGCCAGCCGACGACCGGAAGCAACTCCTGCTGGCCGGGGTGGACCCCGGCGAGAAGGAACGCTCGGGCAGTTTTTTCCAGATGGACCACTCGGTGGTCCACTGCCGCAGCCTCCATGAGGGGGTCGAGATGCTGGCCGTGGGCGATGCACGGGATAAATACGACGGGCTCAAGGAATACTGGTGGCAGGCGGTGGCGATGGACAAGGACCGCTACACCCGCAGGGCCGAGACCCGCCACGGGCAGGGGTATTTCATCCGCGCCCGGGCCGGCGCCAAGGCCCACTACCCGCTGCAGGCCTGTCTCTACCTCACCGAGGACAAGCTCGCCCAGGATGTCCACAACATCGTGATTGCCGAGGAAAACGCCGAGCTCAACATCATCACCGGCTGCGCGACCTCCCACGGGGTGCGCTCGGGCCTGCATGTGGGGGTGTCAGAGTTCTACGTCCAAAAGGGCGCCACACTCTCCTTCACCATGATCCACCACTGGCCCGAACAGATGGCCGTGCGCCCCCGGACCGCCGTGATCGTCGAGGCGGGCGGCACCTTCATCTCCAACTACATCTGCCTGGTGCCGGCGCGCGATATCCAGATGTACCCGAGTGTGACCCTCCGGGGGCCAAACGCCGCCGCCAGCCTCAACTCGGTTCTCATGGCGCGGCCGGGGTCGCTGATGGACGTGGGCAGTCGGGTGCTGATGGAAGCCCCCAACTGCCGGGCCGAGATCGTCTCGCGCGCGGTCTCCACCGGAGGTAAAATCATCGCCCGCGGTCACCTGGTGGGCGCCCAGCCGGGCGCCAAGGCCCACCTGGAGTGCAAGGGGCTGCTGCTCTCGGAGCAGGGCGCGATTCACGCCATTCCCGAGCTGGAGGGCCGCACCCCCGATGTGGAGATGTCCCACGAGGCGGCGGTGGGCAAGATCGCCCGCGATGAGATCGAGTATCTCATGGCCCGCGGGCTCAGCGAGCAGGACGCCACCTCCCTGATCATCAAGGGCTTTCTTTCACTTGAAATCGTGGGCTTGCCGCCGAACCTCAAAAAGGAGTTGGACCGAATGATCGCCGAAACCGACGTGGACGCCATGTAG
- a CDS encoding ABC transporter ATP-binding protein, protein MTATPLLDVRDLRVRVGAKEILKDVNFSINTGEIHAIFGPNGSGKTTLLNALMGFSGYTVSGEIWFKGQNIIALPTDERARLGLGISFQRPPTIRGVKLRELITASARRNGALLEELARGLNLLDFLDREINVGFSGGEIKRAELLQLLLQDPDLVLLDEPESGVDLENIHLIGEYTNHVLGRKHTPNGIRTLKQIYAQSRKSGLIITHTGHILEYVNVDVGHVLMEGRIACQANPREMLHTIRDCGFKECYRCFRQGEKT, encoded by the coding sequence ATGACGGCAACACCCCTGCTGGACGTCAGGGACCTCAGGGTGCGGGTGGGCGCCAAAGAGATCCTCAAAGACGTCAACTTCAGCATCAACACAGGCGAGATCCACGCGATCTTCGGCCCCAATGGCTCCGGTAAAACCACCCTGCTCAACGCTCTGATGGGATTTTCAGGCTATACCGTGAGCGGGGAGATCTGGTTCAAAGGGCAAAACATCATTGCCTTGCCCACCGACGAACGCGCCCGGCTGGGCCTGGGGATCTCCTTCCAGCGCCCGCCGACCATTCGCGGCGTGAAACTCAGGGAGCTGATCACCGCCAGTGCCCGGCGCAACGGCGCACTGCTGGAGGAGTTGGCCAGGGGACTCAACCTGCTGGACTTTCTCGACCGCGAAATCAACGTTGGCTTTTCCGGCGGGGAGATCAAGCGCGCCGAACTGCTCCAACTGCTGCTGCAGGACCCCGACCTGGTTCTCTTGGACGAGCCCGAGTCCGGTGTGGACCTGGAGAACATTCACCTCATCGGCGAGTACACCAACCATGTACTCGGCCGCAAACACACCCCCAACGGCATCCGCACCCTGAAACAGATTTACGCCCAGTCCCGCAAGTCGGGCCTGATCATCACCCACACCGGTCATATCCTGGAGTACGTCAACGTGGATGTCGGCCATGTCCTGATGGAGGGCCGGATCGCCTGTCAGGCCAATCCGCGGGAAATGCTGCACACTATACGGGACTGCGGCTTCAAGGAATGCTACCGCTGCTTCCGCCAAGGAGAAAAGACATGA
- a CDS encoding response regulator yields the protein MVKANVLLVDDEVPFVTTLANRLRRRDFTVSTVHSGEAAIEWLDERAGIDYNNRVMAGLEEGGNVEVVLLDVRMPGLDGIETFNLIRDRHPLVEVIMLTGHATVAEAIEGMKRGAFDYLMKPCPLEVLEEKLTAAAERRRRQMKKIIQALSQPYRSRRDLKNIVAEVKASTDEK from the coding sequence ATGGTTAAAGCAAATGTGCTCCTGGTGGATGACGAAGTGCCTTTTGTGACCACCCTGGCCAACCGGCTGCGTAGACGGGACTTCACCGTCAGCACCGTGCACAGCGGCGAGGCCGCCATCGAGTGGCTGGACGAGCGGGCCGGCATCGATTACAACAATCGGGTCATGGCGGGCTTGGAAGAGGGCGGCAATGTGGAGGTGGTTCTGCTGGACGTCCGCATGCCGGGGCTTGACGGCATCGAAACCTTCAATTTGATCCGGGATCGGCATCCGCTGGTGGAGGTCATCATGTTGACCGGTCACGCCACGGTCGCCGAGGCCATCGAGGGCATGAAGCGCGGGGCCTTTGACTACCTGATGAAACCCTGCCCGCTGGAGGTGCTGGAGGAAAAGCTCACCGCGGCCGCCGAGCGCCGGCGCAGGCAGATGAAAAAAATCATCCAGGCCCTGAGCCAGCCCTATCGCAGCCGCCGCGACCTCAAGAACATCGTGGCGGAGGTCAAAGCCTCGACCGATGAAAAATAG
- a CDS encoding MBL fold metallo-hydrolase, which translates to MHVTFYGAVREVTGSMHLISSETDRVLLDCGLFQGRRRESDRKNRILPFDPRILTNVVLSHAHIDHSGRLPLLVRQDFAGRIICTRATAGACSYLLPDSARIQESDAEYLNYKTVRGHLYDLKTSPRTHKVSKREVRRIKELLKTDHNRLNTGVIDELIAKYHLEAVRPLYTVADAEAALSYFDGYPYREPVAVGREMHCTFYDAGHILGSAVSIIRLREDHRCCTVGFSGDLGRFGMPILRDPTLAFAPEDAALDLLIMESTYGQRRHSAVADLKSALQTALQDAIARGGVVLIPSFAYGRAQVLLYMLHLLYDEGALPRLPIYLDSPLGTKMTQVYAEHPEVYDREANEVFLANGKNPFTFHHVNFVASVEESMALMRDPRPAIVIAASGMCEAGRILHHLRYKIHDPRNTILIVGYMAENTLGRRILEFGQAYEAAGRSGPAPVVKFLNKEYPLRARVVKLDGFSAHGDRDEMLRFLRASNLKIRRIALVHGEEAQSLAFADFLRGEGFDAFVPRVGESVRL; encoded by the coding sequence ATGCATGTGACCTTCTATGGCGCCGTGCGTGAAGTTACCGGCTCCATGCACCTCATCAGCTCGGAAACCGATCGGGTCCTGTTGGACTGCGGGCTTTTCCAGGGACGGCGCCGGGAAAGCGACCGCAAAAACCGCATTTTGCCGTTTGACCCGCGGATTCTGACCAATGTCGTTCTCTCCCACGCCCACATCGACCACTCCGGACGCCTGCCGCTGCTGGTCCGGCAGGATTTCGCCGGCCGCATCATCTGCACCCGGGCCACCGCCGGCGCCTGCAGCTATCTCCTGCCCGACAGCGCCCGTATCCAGGAGTCCGACGCCGAGTACCTCAACTACAAGACCGTGCGGGGGCACCTTTACGACCTGAAGACCTCGCCCCGCACCCATAAGGTCAGCAAACGCGAGGTGCGCCGGATCAAAGAGCTGCTCAAGACCGACCACAACCGCCTCAACACCGGGGTCATCGACGAATTGATCGCCAAGTACCATCTGGAGGCGGTGCGGCCGCTTTACACCGTCGCGGACGCCGAGGCCGCGCTATCGTATTTCGACGGCTATCCTTACCGCGAGCCGGTGGCTGTGGGCCGTGAGATGCACTGCACCTTCTACGACGCCGGCCACATTCTCGGCTCGGCTGTGAGCATCATTCGCCTGCGCGAGGACCATCGCTGCTGCACCGTGGGCTTCAGCGGCGACCTGGGGCGGTTTGGCATGCCGATCCTGCGGGACCCGACCTTGGCCTTCGCGCCCGAGGACGCCGCCCTTGATCTGCTGATTATGGAGAGCACCTACGGCCAGCGGCGGCACAGCGCCGTGGCGGACCTTAAAAGCGCCCTCCAGACCGCTTTGCAGGACGCCATCGCCCGCGGCGGCGTTGTTTTGATTCCCTCATTTGCCTACGGGCGCGCCCAGGTGCTGCTCTACATGCTGCACCTGCTCTACGACGAGGGGGCCCTGCCGCGCCTGCCGATCTACCTGGACAGCCCTCTGGGGACCAAGATGACCCAGGTCTACGCCGAACACCCCGAAGTCTACGACCGCGAGGCCAACGAGGTCTTCCTGGCCAACGGCAAGAACCCGTTCACCTTTCACCACGTCAACTTCGTCGCCTCGGTGGAGGAGTCCATGGCCCTGATGCGCGACCCCCGCCCGGCGATTGTGATCGCGGCCTCGGGGATGTGCGAGGCGGGCCGCATTCTGCACCACCTGCGCTACAAGATCCACGACCCGCGCAACACCATCCTGATCGTGGGCTACATGGCCGAGAACACTCTCGGCCGGCGCATCCTGGAATTCGGGCAGGCTTACGAGGCCGCCGGCCGCTCAGGCCCGGCGCCGGTGGTCAAATTTCTCAACAAGGAATACCCCCTGCGGGCGCGTGTGGTGAAGCTCGACGGCTTCAGCGCCCACGGTGACCGGGATGAGATGCTGCGTTTTTTGCGCGCCTCGAACCTCAAAATCCGACGAATCGCCCTGGTCCACGGGGAGGAGGCACAGTCCCTGGCTTTTGCCGATTTCCTGCGCGGCGAGGGGTTCGACGCCTTCGTCCCCCGGGTCGGGGAATCGGTGCGCCTGTAG